One Capsicum annuum cultivar UCD-10X-F1 chromosome 2, UCD10Xv1.1, whole genome shotgun sequence genomic window carries:
- the LOC107859057 gene encoding dihydroceramide fatty acyl 2-hydroxylase FAH2 isoform X1 codes for MVAEGFKVDLDKPLVFQVGHLGEAYQEWVHQPIPTKEGPRFFESDFWEFLTRTVWWAIPTIWLPVVCYSISTSIRMGCTVPEVALIVAFGIFIWTLMEYTLHRFLFHIHTTSYWGNTFHYLLHGCHHKHPMDGLRLVFPPAATAILLVPLWKLVKSLATPTAAPALFGGALLGYVMYDVTHYYLHHGQPTIGVPKSLKKYHLNHHFRIQDKGFGITSAFWDKVFGTLPRSKSAKNR; via the exons ATGGTTGCAGAAGGCTTCAAAGTGGATTTAGATAAACCACTTGTATTCCAG GTTGGCCACCTTGGGGAAGCTTATCAAGAGTGGGTTCACCAGCCCATTCCTACCAAGGAAGGTCCTCGATTTTTTGAAAGTGATTTTTGGGAG TTTCTGACTCGCACAGTTTGGTGGGCAATTCCAACCATATGGCTTCCAGTTGTGTGCTATAGCATCTCCACATCTATCCGTATGGGTTGTACTGTTCCAGAGGTGGCTCTGATTGTGGCTTTTGGCATTTTCATCTGGACATTGATGGAATACACTCTTCATCGTTTTCTTTTCCACATCCATACAACTAGCTATTG GGGAAACACCTTTCATTATCTTCTTCATGGCTGTCATCATAAGCATCCCATGGATGGTCTACGGCTTGTTTTTCCTCCTGCTGCAACAGCTATTCTCCTTGTACCA TTGTGGAAATTGGTCAAATCCCTAGCAACTCCCACTGCTGCTCCTGCTTTGTTTGGAGGTGCTTTATTAGGCTATGTTATGTATGATGTAACTCATTACTACTTGCATCATGGACAGCCAACAATTGGAGTGCCTAAAAGTCTTAAG AAATATCACTTGAATCATCATTTTCGTATTCAGGACAAAGGTTTTGGCATCACCTCCGCTTTCTGGGACAAAGTGTTTGGAACACTACCACGTTCAAAATCAGCCAAGAACAGAtga
- the LOC107858011 gene encoding uncharacterized protein LOC107858011 — protein sequence MSFPWKKLKKTSISQLVKDHVCSHTPLMVQTGFPTSLVHLLVKNHQRFMKTSKKKRPPSPLVAEPPLSSLSSMSLPLSSPLTPPPPGRCTIKRSRLKGCPEIGERIDLDEAVDKDKVLIALLKIFLVVVLVLGTNKLVLGITMSAFLLCFFEYSRECVYRLCMPCAGAQRSEMVEMEDEEKDCVFKAPLAQENLAKPRFSDVAKIHVLKPPHEEEVQCVMEKTDESSRGSKLKSHKFEMKSKMKRFLAKNLRRKTSKQLESQVISIRENEELEDFNDCQESSEQVFDATIVKVDSSTRKVQNSASIVLLLVVLVGLTGGRTFALVFTLTWCIMSKQVLLI from the coding sequence ATGTCTTTTCCAtggaagaagttgaagaagaCAAGTATATCTCAATTGGTAAAGGACCATGTTTGTTCTCACACTCCTCTTATGGTGCAGACTGGTTTCCCCACTTCCCTTGTGCATCTTTTGGTCAAGAATCATCAAAGGTTCATGAAAACTTCCAAGAAAAAGAGGCCTCCGTCTCCACTGGTGGCTGAGCCCCCTTTGAGCTCTCTATCTTCTATGAGTTTGCCTTTATCCTCTCCTTTAACTCCGCCTCCCCCGGGGCGTTGCACAATTAAGAGATCCCGGTTAAAGGGCTGTCCGGAAATAGGTGAAAGAATTGATCTTGATGAAGCTGTTGATAAAGATAAGGTGTTAATAGCCCTTCTGAAGATCTTTCTGGTGGTGGTTCTGGTTTTAGGAACAAATAAGCTTGTGCTGGGAATAACCATGTCAGCATTCTTGTTGTGTTTCTTTGAATATTCGAGAGAATGCGTCTATAGATTGTGCATGCCTTGTGCAGGAGCACAAAGGAGTGAAATGGTTGAGATGGAAGACGAGGAAAAAGATTGTGTTTTTAAGGCTCCATTGGCACAAGAAAATCTAGCGAAACCTCGTTTTTCTGATGTTGCTAAAATTCATGTTCTAAAGCCCCCtcatgaagaggaagttcaatgTGTTATGGAGAAAACTGACGAGTCCAGTAGGGGTAGCAAACTGAAATCTCATAAGTTTGAGATGAAATCCAAGATGAAGAGATTTCTTGCAAAGAATTTAAGAAGGAAAACAAGCAAGCAATTAGAGAGTCAGGTGATATCAATAAGGGAAAATGAAGAACTTGAAGATTTCAATGATTGTCAAGAAAGCTCAGAACAAGTGTTTGATGCAACCATAGTTAAGGTAGATAGTTCAACCAGAAAAGTGCAGAACTCGGCAAGTATTGTTCTCCTTTTGGTTGTTCTAGTTGGCCTTACCGGAGGCCGGACATTTGCGCTTGTGTTTACGCTAACATGGTGCATAATGTCCAAACAAGTTTTGCTCATTTAG
- the LOC107859057 gene encoding dihydroceramide fatty acyl 2-hydroxylase FAH2 isoform X2 — protein MVAEGFKVDLDKPLVFQVGHLGEAYQEWVHQPIPTKEGPRFFESDFWEFLTRTVWWAIPTIWLPVVCYSISTSIRMGCTVPEVALIVAFGIFIWTLMEYTLHRFLFHIHTTSYWGNTFHYLLHGCHHKHPMDGLRLVFPPAATAILLVPLWKLVKSLATPTAAPALFGGALLGYVMYDVTHYYLHHGQPTIGVPKSLKGNICLEFVSETGLGLF, from the exons ATGGTTGCAGAAGGCTTCAAAGTGGATTTAGATAAACCACTTGTATTCCAG GTTGGCCACCTTGGGGAAGCTTATCAAGAGTGGGTTCACCAGCCCATTCCTACCAAGGAAGGTCCTCGATTTTTTGAAAGTGATTTTTGGGAG TTTCTGACTCGCACAGTTTGGTGGGCAATTCCAACCATATGGCTTCCAGTTGTGTGCTATAGCATCTCCACATCTATCCGTATGGGTTGTACTGTTCCAGAGGTGGCTCTGATTGTGGCTTTTGGCATTTTCATCTGGACATTGATGGAATACACTCTTCATCGTTTTCTTTTCCACATCCATACAACTAGCTATTG GGGAAACACCTTTCATTATCTTCTTCATGGCTGTCATCATAAGCATCCCATGGATGGTCTACGGCTTGTTTTTCCTCCTGCTGCAACAGCTATTCTCCTTGTACCA TTGTGGAAATTGGTCAAATCCCTAGCAACTCCCACTGCTGCTCCTGCTTTGTTTGGAGGTGCTTTATTAGGCTATGTTATGTATGATGTAACTCATTACTACTTGCATCATGGACAGCCAACAATTGGAGTGCCTAAAAGTCTTAAG GGTAATATCTGCCTAGAGTTTGTCTCGGAGACGGGACTGGGGTTGTTTTGA